Proteins encoded by one window of Salicibibacter halophilus:
- the tnpA gene encoding IS66 family insertion sequence element accessory protein TnpA, with amino-acid sequence MIAGGYVMTLKDKRIEWKARYDAWKESGQRVAEWCREQDINVNQMYYWVQRFKDDKISSEPDSTQWLTVQVDDDDPIPSGGSEPIFIHYGAISVEVRPGAHVGLLSDIIHVLRSQC; translated from the coding sequence ATGATTGCGGGAGGTTATGTGATGACGCTGAAAGACAAGAGAATCGAGTGGAAAGCTCGGTATGATGCCTGGAAAGAAAGCGGACAACGTGTGGCCGAATGGTGTCGTGAGCAGGACATCAACGTCAATCAAATGTATTATTGGGTCCAGCGATTCAAGGATGACAAGATATCATCGGAACCGGATTCAACCCAATGGCTGACGGTCCAAGTCGACGATGATGATCCTATACCTTCCGGAGGATCGGAACCTATCTTTATTCACTACGGTGCCATCTCCGTCGAAGTAAGGCCGGGCGCCCATGTTGGGTTATTATCCGATATCATTCATGTGTTGCGAAGCCAATGTTGA
- a CDS encoding IS110 family RNA-guided transposase produces MNYTQNEKLAQITPETLIIGIDIAKNKHVARAIDDRGFEFGKRIMFTNDLEGFEKLLRWAEDHQANHQKTHMVVGMEPTGHYWFSLADHLDSCGHQLVLVNPSHVKRLKEIDDHSPSKNDTKDAMVIAKQVKDGRYSVPNLLEGIYAELREGIKLRDQLVQLQNQTEGRVQNWLNRYFPEFEQVFKAWDGVSALATLRTFPLPQAIVETTPEAIVDTWKAYAKRHAGFARAQKLHEAAEKSVGITEGLHFARQELEALLDQYDLYTRQLETLEAQLTEQLEHLPGAEQMRDIKGLGDMTIAAFFAEVGDIHQYRHPKQLISLAGLDLKENSSGLYKGQTTISKRGRRRLRRILFLAIRPLVNHNDTFRALHHELTQRSDRPLTKMQSLIALCGKLLKVLFVIGQRECPFDGAKLLQDRKCSQTQAA; encoded by the coding sequence ATGAATTATACACAAAATGAAAAGCTCGCTCAAATAACCCCGGAAACGCTCATCATTGGCATTGACATCGCTAAGAACAAACATGTTGCTCGAGCCATTGATGATCGCGGCTTCGAGTTTGGGAAACGCATCATGTTCACCAACGATCTTGAAGGCTTTGAAAAGCTTCTACGCTGGGCTGAAGATCATCAAGCGAATCATCAAAAAACGCACATGGTGGTAGGCATGGAGCCCACTGGCCACTACTGGTTTAGCTTGGCGGATCATCTTGACTCGTGCGGCCATCAGCTCGTGTTGGTCAATCCCTCGCACGTCAAACGTCTTAAAGAAATCGATGATCACTCGCCAAGTAAAAACGACACTAAAGATGCGATGGTCATCGCTAAACAGGTGAAGGACGGGCGATACTCTGTCCCCAACCTTCTCGAAGGCATCTACGCTGAATTGCGAGAAGGCATTAAATTAAGAGATCAGCTCGTGCAATTACAAAACCAGACCGAAGGCCGGGTTCAAAATTGGCTGAACCGTTACTTCCCGGAGTTTGAGCAGGTGTTTAAAGCCTGGGATGGCGTCAGTGCTTTGGCCACTTTGCGAACGTTTCCTCTTCCCCAAGCGATTGTGGAGACGACGCCGGAAGCCATCGTGGACACATGGAAAGCCTATGCCAAGAGACACGCCGGGTTCGCTCGAGCCCAAAAGCTTCATGAAGCCGCTGAAAAAAGTGTCGGCATCACCGAAGGGCTTCACTTTGCCCGCCAAGAGTTGGAGGCGTTACTGGACCAATATGACCTTTACACTCGGCAACTCGAAACATTGGAAGCGCAATTAACAGAGCAGCTTGAGCATCTCCCTGGCGCCGAACAAATGAGGGATATCAAAGGCTTAGGCGACATGACCATTGCCGCTTTCTTTGCCGAAGTTGGGGATATTCACCAATACCGTCATCCCAAACAGCTGATCAGCCTGGCCGGTCTTGATTTAAAAGAGAACAGTTCAGGGCTTTACAAGGGCCAAACCACCATTAGTAAACGAGGACGCCGACGATTACGCCGCATTCTGTTTTTAGCGATTCGTCCGCTCGTCAATCATAATGACACGTTTCGCGCCCTTCATCATGAGCTCACGCAGCGTTCAGACCGACCTCTGACAAAGATGCAGTCGTTGATCGCCCTGTGCGGTAAACTTCTGAAAGTCTTGTTTGTCATCGGGCAACGCGAATGTCCCTTTGATGGAGCGAAGCTCCTTCAAGATCGGAAGTGTTCCCAGACACAAGCCGCGTAA
- a CDS encoding Rpn family recombination-promoting nuclease/putative transposase codes for MKSKVLKRIPLERLMDLKIDYAFKQLFGNEKNKEITVVFLNAILQKTGRDRIIDISFDNTEASGEDPDDKRSRLDLLVTTDAAEVINVEIQFTNRYNMIKRSMYYWAGTYRRSFKKRMAYKELHPVIAINILNFDIFDGTDRFHTTYHLYEDEEKFQLTNDMEFHFIEMPKLITDWKADKLDPWNDALARWLLMLGIVDRKNDKVYADIYKELEHSC; via the coding sequence ATGAAATCAAAGGTGTTGAAACGAATCCCTCTCGAACGACTCATGGACCTGAAGATAGATTATGCGTTCAAACAACTGTTTGGCAATGAAAAAAACAAAGAGATTACCGTTGTATTTCTAAATGCCATTTTGCAAAAAACCGGTAGAGATCGCATCATAGATATTTCGTTCGACAACACGGAAGCAAGTGGAGAAGACCCCGACGATAAGCGCTCGAGGCTAGACTTGTTAGTGACTACCGATGCCGCTGAAGTCATCAATGTTGAGATTCAATTCACAAATCGATACAACATGATTAAACGATCCATGTACTATTGGGCAGGCACCTACCGACGGTCTTTTAAAAAAAGGATGGCTTATAAAGAATTGCATCCGGTCATCGCCATTAACATTCTGAATTTTGATATCTTTGATGGAACCGATCGGTTTCATACCACCTACCACTTATATGAAGACGAAGAAAAGTTTCAATTGACCAATGATATGGAATTTCATTTCATCGAAATGCCCAAACTAATTACAGATTGGAAAGCCGACAAACTCGACCCATGGAATGATGCGCTTGCCCGATGGCTGCTCATGCTCGGCATTGTTGATCGTAAAAACGACAAGGTTTATGCTGACATTTACAAGGAATTGGAGCATTCCTGTTAG
- a CDS encoding sigma-70 RNA polymerase sigma factor region 4 domain-containing protein — translation MLKKDASYYDQHSFSSTAPEPVQMAIDTDAWISDAENLAPYLKTLSEREQRWVIEHAVHDQAPRMIAAKYNVSVETVKGWRKGALAKLRKYVK, via the coding sequence ATGCTGAAAAAGGATGCCAGTTATTACGACCAGCATTCTTTCAGTTCCACAGCTCCGGAGCCTGTTCAAATGGCCATAGACACAGATGCCTGGATATCAGATGCAGAAAACTTAGCACCATATTTGAAAACGCTATCAGAACGAGAACAACGCTGGGTCATTGAACACGCGGTCCACGACCAAGCCCCGCGCATGATCGCCGCCAAGTACAACGTTTCCGTTGAAACGGTTAAAGGCTGGCGCAAAGGAGCACTAGCGAAACTAAGAAAATATGTAAAATAA
- a CDS encoding DegT/DnrJ/EryC1/StrS family aminotransferase, whose amino-acid sequence MSEQQDRIFLSAPHMSGNEQTYIHEAFDQNWIAPLGNNVNALEEALAAYSGVEGAAVLSSGTAAIHLALRQLGVGEGDVVFCSSLTFVASANPILYQGARPVLVDSEPETWNMSPAALERALGDAEERGELPGAVIVVNLYGQSARMDALMEVCRGYGVPVIEDAAESLGSEYLGRKSGTFGDFGVFSFNGNKIITTSGGGALVSNDVEALDRTRFLATQAREPALHYQHSEVGYNYRMSNIVAGVGRGQLEVLDERVAQRRAVFARYYEALSGRPGVAFMPELEGSKSNRWLTALTVDPEKAGVSHLDIIEALGAENIEARPVWKSLHLQPLFEGVAYYPHEEGWSVSDELFRYGLCLPSSSSMTEGEQDRVIGVVEGLFE is encoded by the coding sequence ATGTCAGAACAACAAGACCGTATTTTTTTATCTGCCCCACATATGAGTGGAAATGAACAAACATACATACATGAAGCGTTTGACCAAAACTGGATCGCGCCGCTCGGCAACAATGTGAACGCGTTGGAAGAAGCGTTGGCGGCGTATAGTGGCGTGGAAGGTGCGGCGGTGCTGAGTTCGGGGACGGCGGCGATTCATTTGGCGTTGCGGCAGCTTGGCGTCGGGGAAGGGGATGTTGTGTTTTGTTCTTCGCTGACGTTTGTGGCGAGTGCGAATCCGATTTTGTATCAAGGCGCGCGGCCGGTGTTGGTGGATTCGGAACCGGAGACGTGGAACATGTCACCCGCGGCGTTGGAGCGGGCGCTGGGTGATGCGGAGGAGCGGGGAGAGCTTCCTGGTGCCGTGATTGTTGTCAATTTGTACGGGCAGAGTGCTCGGATGGATGCGTTGATGGAGGTGTGCCGGGGGTATGGCGTGCCGGTGATTGAAGATGCGGCGGAGTCGTTGGGGAGCGAGTATTTAGGCCGGAAAAGTGGTACCTTCGGCGATTTTGGCGTGTTTTCGTTTAACGGGAATAAAATTATTACGACTTCCGGCGGGGGTGCGCTCGTGTCGAATGATGTGGAAGCATTGGATCGGACACGGTTTTTGGCGACCCAGGCGCGGGAGCCGGCGCTTCATTATCAGCATAGCGAGGTCGGATATAATTATCGAATGAGCAACATTGTTGCTGGTGTGGGTCGTGGACAGTTGGAAGTGCTGGATGAGCGTGTAGCGCAGCGGCGGGCGGTTTTTGCGCGGTATTACGAGGCGTTGAGTGGACGGCCGGGGGTGGCATTTATGCCCGAGCTTGAAGGCAGCAAGTCGAATCGATGGTTGACGGCGTTGACGGTAGATCCCGAGAAGGCGGGCGTGAGTCATTTGGATATTATTGAAGCGTTGGGTGCGGAGAATATCGAGGCGCGGCCCGTGTGGAAATCGTTGCACTTGCAGCCGTTGTTCGAGGGTGTGGCGTATTACCCGCATGAAGAGGGGTGGAGCGTGTCGGATGAGCTTTTCCGTTATGGGCTGTGCTTGCCTTCTAGTTCGAGTATGACGGAAGGGGAGCAGGATAGGGTGATTGGGGTTGTTGAAGGGTTGTTTGAATAA
- the tnpB gene encoding IS66 family insertion sequence element accessory protein TnpB (TnpB, as the term is used for proteins encoded by IS66 family insertion elements, is considered an accessory protein, since TnpC, encoded by a neighboring gene, is a DDE family transposase.), translating to MLNVSFERVYLARGNTDLRKSIDGLAVIVQQCFDLDPFSPCLFVFCNRKRDKLKILQWEHNGFWLHYRRLENGTFHWPSETETAPMTISPRQLRWLLDGLPIEQRQAHREVKARTIL from the coding sequence ATGTTGAATGTATCATTCGAGCGCGTGTACCTGGCTCGGGGAAACACGGATCTTCGCAAATCGATCGACGGTCTGGCCGTTATTGTCCAACAATGCTTTGATCTCGATCCTTTTTCCCCTTGTCTGTTCGTGTTTTGTAATCGGAAACGTGACAAGTTGAAAATCCTGCAGTGGGAGCACAACGGCTTTTGGCTCCATTACCGCAGGTTGGAAAATGGCACATTCCATTGGCCATCGGAAACAGAAACGGCACCCATGACCATCAGTCCGCGCCAACTTCGGTGGCTGCTGGATGGTTTGCCCATCGAGCAGAGGCAGGCCCATCGGGAGGTCAAAGCGCGTACCATTCTATAG